Proteins encoded in a region of the Pigmentiphaga litoralis genome:
- a CDS encoding NAD(P)-dependent oxidoreductase: MQAGNVAIYGLGNMGYPLAERIGRQFSTQVFDLDSAQLKRAQEAFGAERIASPEMLADTSIVVLCLPTPAVSLSVLRQIAPHLPTGAVVLETSTVNPEHIVAEQAVLENLGIHLVDASIMAGVGQMVAGTASLALGGNLDAIAKAQPVLDAIASKQTNFGPLGAGAAAKVINNAVAHAVMVVVAEAGALATAAGVDSAKLIALLSDAQMGLHRPLTYRYADRIMKGDYDGGMPLDAARKDSVLALQLAQTLGVPLFAIQGSHSVYDMGVAAGYGRDDYAAVAKLWADWGCPTVPDPATR; this comes from the coding sequence ATGCAAGCAGGCAACGTCGCCATCTACGGCCTCGGCAACATGGGCTACCCCTTGGCCGAACGGATCGGCCGTCAGTTTTCCACGCAGGTGTTCGATCTGGACTCGGCTCAGCTCAAGCGAGCCCAGGAAGCATTTGGCGCCGAGCGCATCGCGTCGCCCGAGATGCTGGCCGACACCTCCATCGTCGTGCTGTGTCTGCCGACGCCGGCCGTGTCCTTGTCGGTGTTGCGGCAGATCGCGCCGCACCTGCCAACCGGCGCCGTCGTGCTCGAGACCAGTACCGTCAATCCCGAACATATCGTGGCCGAACAGGCCGTGTTGGAAAACTTAGGCATTCATCTGGTCGACGCGTCGATCATGGCGGGCGTGGGGCAGATGGTGGCCGGGACGGCATCGTTGGCACTGGGAGGCAACCTCGACGCTATCGCCAAGGCACAACCCGTGCTGGACGCCATCGCCAGCAAGCAGACGAATTTCGGCCCGCTGGGGGCCGGCGCTGCGGCCAAGGTCATCAACAACGCGGTGGCGCATGCCGTGATGGTGGTCGTGGCCGAAGCAGGCGCCCTGGCCACTGCGGCAGGGGTGGATTCCGCCAAGCTGATCGCACTGCTGTCGGACGCCCAGATGGGCCTGCATCGTCCGCTGACCTACCGATATGCGGATCGCATCATGAAGGGCGATTACGACGGCGGCATGCCCCTGGACGCGGCGCGCAAGGATTCCGTGCTGGCCCTGCAACTGGCGCAGACGCTGGGGGTGCCCCTGTTTGCGATCCAAGGGTCGCACAGTGTCTATGACATGGGCGTCGCCGCGGGATACGGACGTGACGACTACGCCGCGGTCGCGAAGCTGTGGGCCGACTGGGGCTGCCCGACGGTTCCGGATCCGGCCACTCGCTAA
- a CDS encoding sensor domain-containing diguanylate cyclase yields the protein MPLAIASLPRRRAAGRRGRKSFLILLPVLACLAFLAFGGFVLSKLTEDARAVEAAQTSAVAATFASAVERVVSRALTATRSLAVMVYQGNGKVDNFERLALFLLPMYKGAYALSLAPGGIIRQIEPLDRNLLVRDHDVLEGVDRDKVIAAINPDHPVIEFSGPFQLIQGPVGAIGMLPIFLPDAQGASRFWGYTVVTLLLPDALEDANLDAMSLQGYAYELAGMDPEAGHRRVIARSDAPVAQPVCEGVHIEGVSWTLCVSPLQAVSAWSRHLFELILIGVCSVGMGGLVHALIVLKRTGRELEWSALHDALTGLPNRRYIYERLDTLLFPATPATSLAAVAYLDLDGFKPINDALGHAQGDVVLRIVAQRLTRAVRECDVVARIGGDEFVIVMRDLEGEAQCGGVLQRVLKAVGEPIALTERSVAVSASIGVTFVSAAAPADVQSLMRAADEAMYQAKASGKNRMHIAGT from the coding sequence ATGCCCCTTGCGATCGCTTCCTTGCCGCGGCGGCGCGCAGCCGGTCGCCGGGGCCGCAAGTCCTTCCTGATCCTGCTGCCCGTGCTGGCGTGCCTGGCCTTTCTGGCATTCGGCGGCTTTGTGTTGTCCAAGCTGACCGAGGACGCCCGCGCGGTGGAAGCCGCGCAGACCAGCGCGGTGGCGGCAACCTTTGCGTCTGCCGTGGAACGGGTGGTGAGCCGGGCGCTGACGGCCACCCGGTCCCTGGCGGTCATGGTCTACCAGGGCAACGGCAAGGTCGACAATTTCGAGCGGCTAGCGCTGTTCCTGCTGCCCATGTACAAGGGCGCGTACGCGCTGTCGCTTGCGCCCGGTGGCATCATCCGGCAGATCGAACCCCTGGACCGCAATCTGCTGGTCAGGGATCACGACGTGCTGGAAGGCGTCGATCGCGACAAGGTTATTGCGGCGATCAACCCTGATCACCCCGTCATCGAGTTTTCCGGCCCGTTCCAGCTTATCCAAGGGCCCGTCGGCGCGATCGGCATGCTGCCGATTTTCCTGCCCGACGCCCAGGGCGCCAGCAGGTTCTGGGGCTACACCGTCGTCACGTTGCTGTTGCCTGACGCGCTGGAGGACGCCAACCTGGATGCGATGTCGCTGCAGGGCTATGCGTATGAACTGGCGGGTATGGATCCGGAAGCCGGGCACCGGCGCGTGATTGCCAGGTCGGACGCGCCGGTTGCGCAGCCCGTGTGCGAGGGCGTCCACATCGAAGGCGTCAGCTGGACACTGTGTGTGTCCCCGCTGCAGGCGGTGTCGGCGTGGTCACGCCATCTGTTCGAACTGATCCTGATCGGCGTGTGCAGCGTCGGCATGGGCGGCCTGGTGCACGCGTTGATCGTGCTCAAGCGCACAGGTCGGGAACTGGAGTGGTCAGCATTGCACGACGCGCTGACCGGCCTGCCAAATCGCCGCTACATTTACGAGCGGCTCGATACCTTGCTGTTCCCGGCAACGCCCGCCACGTCGCTTGCGGCAGTGGCCTATCTGGACCTGGACGGTTTCAAGCCGATCAATGACGCCCTCGGCCATGCGCAAGGCGATGTCGTGCTTCGGATCGTGGCGCAGCGCTTGACGCGGGCGGTCAGGGAATGCGATGTGGTCGCACGGATAGGCGGCGATGAATTCGTCATCGTCATGCGGGACCTGGAAGGCGAGGCGCAATGCGGCGGCGTGCTGCAGCGCGTATTGAAGGCCGTGGGCGAACCCATCGCGCTGACCGAACGCAGCGTTGCCGTGTCCGCCAGCATCGGGGTCACGTTCGTATCGGCGGCCGCGCCGGCTGATGTCCAGAGTCTGATGCGAGCAGCGGATGAAGCGATGTACCAGGCCAAGGCGTCGGGCAAGAACCGGATGCATATCGCCGGTACATGA
- a CDS encoding aldehyde dehydrogenase — MPEQLISINPANGKEVARVAVTTIDELNAAVDRAWQAFYTSGWREMLPHKRARVLYLIADAIEKEKDSLARLQMQDNGKPLGECRGMVDSAIGTFRYYAGVCETLESSVTPSRSDYLSFTVLEPFGVVAAITPWNSPIMNDATKVAPALAAGNAVLLKPSEDSPLLAPELARIAREAGLPEHLLQVVQGRGADIGAALVAHPGVRMVSFTGGTVSGRAIGRAAGEKLIPAALELGGKSPHIVFADADRDPAVAAVVAGIFGSAGQSCVAGSRLFIEAAIYDDVLNQVVERARTIKLGMPDEAGVEMGPLASFHHRDRVMAFVDRARTEGGRILCGGAVPSESAFDKGAFYLPTVIDGLDFESATCQEEAFGPVLVALPFKDEADLIRQANGTAFGLACGIWTESFKRAWRMGRALEAGSVWINTYKQSVTSTPFGGFKNSGVGREKGIDGLKLYAQVKSMYVGLHDQPMAIAK; from the coding sequence ATGCCGGAACAGTTGATCAGCATCAATCCCGCAAACGGAAAGGAAGTCGCGCGCGTTGCCGTGACGACGATCGACGAACTGAACGCCGCAGTCGATCGTGCATGGCAGGCGTTTTATACCAGTGGCTGGCGCGAGATGCTGCCGCACAAGCGCGCGCGGGTGCTGTACCTGATCGCCGACGCGATCGAAAAAGAGAAGGACAGCCTGGCCCGTCTGCAGATGCAGGACAACGGCAAGCCGCTGGGCGAATGCCGCGGCATGGTCGATTCGGCCATCGGCACCTTCCGCTACTACGCCGGCGTATGCGAGACGCTGGAAAGCAGCGTGACCCCCTCGCGGTCCGACTATCTGTCGTTCACCGTGCTGGAGCCGTTCGGTGTCGTCGCGGCCATCACGCCGTGGAATTCCCCCATCATGAACGACGCCACCAAGGTGGCCCCGGCCCTGGCGGCAGGCAATGCCGTGTTGCTCAAGCCTTCTGAAGATTCGCCCTTGCTGGCGCCGGAACTTGCCCGCATCGCCAGGGAAGCGGGGCTGCCCGAGCATCTGTTGCAGGTCGTGCAGGGACGCGGGGCAGACATCGGCGCGGCGCTGGTCGCGCATCCCGGCGTACGGATGGTGTCGTTCACGGGCGGCACCGTGTCCGGACGTGCGATCGGGCGCGCGGCGGGCGAAAAACTGATTCCCGCAGCGTTGGAACTGGGTGGCAAGTCGCCCCATATCGTGTTTGCGGATGCGGACAGGGACCCTGCGGTGGCGGCGGTCGTTGCCGGCATCTTCGGTTCCGCGGGTCAATCCTGCGTGGCGGGATCGCGCCTTTTTATCGAAGCCGCTATCTACGACGACGTCCTGAACCAGGTGGTCGAGCGTGCCCGCACGATCAAGCTGGGCATGCCGGACGAGGCGGGCGTCGAGATGGGTCCCCTGGCGTCCTTTCACCACCGTGATCGCGTCATGGCCTTTGTGGATCGGGCGCGGACAGAAGGCGGCCGCATCCTGTGCGGCGGCGCCGTTCCCAGCGAAAGCGCATTCGACAAAGGCGCGTTCTACCTGCCCACCGTGATCGATGGACTCGACTTCGAATCGGCCACCTGCCAGGAAGAAGCGTTCGGCCCCGTGCTCGTCGCCTTGCCTTTCAAGGACGAAGCCGATCTGATCCGCCAGGCCAATGGCACCGCGTTTGGCCTCGCCTGCGGCATCTGGACGGAAAGTTTCAAGCGTGCGTGGCGCATGGGCCGTGCCCTGGAAGCCGGCTCGGTGTGGATCAACACCTACAAACAATCGGTGACGAGCACGCCGTTCGGCGGCTTCAAGAACAGCGGTGTCGGGCGCGAAAAAGGCATCGACGGACTCAAGCTCTATGCGCAGGTCAAGAGCATGTACGTCGGTCTGCACGACCAGCCCATGGCCATCGCCAAATAA
- a CDS encoding tripartite tricarboxylate transporter substrate binding protein codes for MTPDFKRRTIAILLASSFAMASASAAWAADAEKWPAGPIEIVVGFAAGGGTDITARTIAQHLSKKLNVPVIVSNKAGASGEIGLSYVARAKPDGYVLGMTNMPGLVSIPIERKSRYQASDFTYIANLVRDPSAFSVLNTSKYKSLADLVADAKANPGKISYGSTGVGTDDHLALVQFEQLTGVDLNHIPFNGAGPLRIAVLGGQVDVGGMNVGEVMPFKDKVTVLGQASDGRSPLAEDARSFKEQGVNLVFASERGIVAPAGIPDDVKQTLTRALRDIAQDPEFIKQTQSQFTEMDYVEGAAWKTRLDKATEGFKKLWTTTPWSDS; via the coding sequence ATGACCCCCGACTTCAAGCGTCGCACGATCGCCATATTGCTCGCATCCTCTTTTGCCATGGCGTCTGCCTCTGCGGCCTGGGCCGCGGATGCCGAGAAGTGGCCAGCGGGCCCGATCGAAATCGTCGTCGGCTTTGCCGCGGGCGGCGGCACCGACATCACGGCCCGCACCATCGCACAACACCTGTCGAAGAAGCTGAACGTGCCGGTGATTGTGTCGAACAAGGCCGGTGCTTCGGGCGAAATCGGACTGAGCTACGTGGCGCGCGCGAAGCCCGATGGCTATGTGCTTGGCATGACCAACATGCCGGGCCTGGTGTCGATTCCGATCGAACGCAAATCGCGCTATCAGGCCAGCGACTTCACGTACATTGCCAATCTGGTCCGGGATCCGAGTGCCTTCAGTGTGCTGAATACCAGCAAGTACAAGAGCCTTGCCGACCTTGTCGCCGATGCCAAGGCCAACCCCGGCAAGATCAGCTACGGGTCTACCGGCGTCGGCACGGATGATCACCTGGCGCTCGTCCAGTTCGAACAACTGACCGGCGTGGACCTGAACCACATTCCGTTCAACGGCGCCGGTCCGCTGCGCATCGCGGTGCTGGGCGGCCAGGTGGACGTCGGCGGCATGAACGTCGGGGAAGTCATGCCGTTCAAGGACAAGGTCACCGTACTCGGGCAGGCAAGCGATGGGCGATCCCCGCTTGCCGAAGACGCCCGCAGCTTCAAGGAGCAGGGCGTCAATCTGGTCTTTGCATCGGAACGTGGCATTGTTGCCCCGGCCGGCATTCCTGACGACGTGAAGCAGACCCTGACCCGCGCGCTGCGCGACATTGCCCAGGACCCGGAATTCATCAAGCAGACCCAGTCGCAATTTACCGAGATGGACTACGTCGAGGGCGCCGCCTGGAAGACCCGGCTGGACAAGGCCACCGAGGGGTTCAAGAAGCTGTGGACGACGACGCCGTGGTCGGATAGCTGA
- a CDS encoding tetratricopeptide repeat protein gives MLRQFSQRLLPAAAFALTLATGAHAVTLQDMEARSQAGDAAGTYALARYYSGASGTALDRQKSFDYLLQAASQGHTPAQVDLAFTYYNGNDRVPKDAAQAFQWFSKAAAGGSVISQCLLGDFYKNGMGGAPKDGKQAFAWYSKTATTNDRCAPKSQYELFEAYASGRGVPRNMPTAITWLKRAADAGNPVAQARLGRAYLKGEGVPLDDALGRTWIRKSREGVAPHEDEDDDAHDPGAKAAGHGHAGHRH, from the coding sequence ATGCTTAGACAATTTTCACAACGATTACTGCCTGCCGCTGCGTTCGCGCTGACCCTGGCGACCGGCGCGCATGCAGTTACGCTTCAAGACATGGAGGCCCGGTCGCAGGCCGGCGATGCCGCGGGCACCTATGCGCTGGCGCGCTACTACAGCGGCGCAAGCGGGACGGCACTGGATCGGCAGAAGTCCTTTGACTATCTGCTCCAGGCTGCGTCACAGGGCCATACCCCCGCGCAGGTCGACCTGGCCTTCACGTACTACAACGGCAACGATCGGGTGCCGAAGGATGCGGCGCAAGCCTTTCAGTGGTTCAGCAAGGCCGCGGCCGGCGGGTCCGTCATTTCCCAATGCCTGCTGGGCGACTTCTATAAGAACGGCATGGGCGGCGCACCGAAGGATGGCAAGCAGGCGTTCGCGTGGTACAGCAAGACCGCCACGACCAACGATCGTTGCGCACCGAAGTCCCAGTACGAATTGTTCGAGGCCTATGCATCCGGCCGCGGCGTCCCGCGCAATATGCCCACCGCCATCACCTGGTTGAAACGCGCCGCCGACGCGGGCAACCCCGTGGCCCAGGCACGGCTGGGTCGAGCCTACCTGAAAGGGGAAGGCGTGCCGCTGGACGACGCGCTGGGCCGGACCTGGATCAGGAAGTCCCGCGAAGGCGTCGCCCCGCATGAAGACGAGGACGACGACGCCCATGATCCGGGGGCGAAGGCGGCGGGGCATGGGCATGCTGGGCACCGGCACTGA
- a CDS encoding TetR/AcrR family transcriptional regulator encodes MKISKAQSQANRARIVETAAALFRERGYDGVGVADLMAAAGLTHGGFYKHFKSKADLMVEAAECGLARAANGDAPLDPKAFIDYYLSRAHRDAPADGCTMAALCGDAARQPEPVKAVFAAGLERMVGTAEGSEQGAEKAEDAGVRERKLALIAQAVGAVMLSRACPDDSPLADEILEVCRRAAVAQMETGGA; translated from the coding sequence AAGCCCAGTCGCAAGCCAATCGCGCGCGTATTGTCGAGACCGCGGCCGCCCTGTTCCGTGAACGCGGCTACGACGGCGTCGGCGTGGCCGACCTCATGGCCGCGGCCGGGCTGACGCACGGCGGCTTCTACAAACACTTCAAATCCAAGGCCGACCTCATGGTCGAGGCGGCCGAATGCGGCCTGGCCCGCGCGGCGAACGGCGATGCCCCGCTGGACCCCAAGGCCTTCATTGACTACTACCTGTCGCGCGCGCACCGCGACGCTCCGGCCGATGGCTGCACCATGGCGGCCCTGTGCGGCGACGCCGCGCGCCAGCCCGAACCCGTTAAGGCGGTGTTCGCCGCGGGGCTGGAACGCATGGTGGGGACGGCAGAGGGAAGCGAGCAGGGTGCGGAAAAGGCCGAGGACGCTGGCGTGCGGGAACGAAAGCTCGCGCTGATCGCGCAAGCCGTAGGCGCAGTGATGCTGTCACGCGCCTGCCCGGACGACTCGCCCCTGGCCGATGAAATTCTTGAGGTGTGCCGGAGGGCAGCGGTGGCGCAGATGGAAACGGGCGGCGCCTAG
- a CDS encoding GntR family transcriptional regulator — protein MVAVIEAIEVDIIRGHLLPSVWLIEDHLMEDYDAKRHVVRAALSELGRLGVVVKQPHRGARVRRFEAESLARLHHFRNILHVSAVDAFALPVAPERLDRLRLAAAEHAEAVDSGDLIRIHRANMVFHRRFYGLCDNPYISESIRLHDWISFPARAYGMSDETSLRVAKEEHHAMVEAVAAQDRALLRDLACRHTVNARNLYEHKFLFKGDRVR, from the coding sequence GTGGTTGCGGTCATCGAAGCCATTGAGGTGGACATCATCCGTGGCCACCTGCTTCCCAGCGTGTGGCTGATCGAAGATCATCTGATGGAAGACTACGACGCGAAACGCCATGTGGTGCGGGCGGCGTTGAGCGAGCTTGGCCGGCTGGGCGTGGTGGTCAAGCAGCCGCATCGCGGCGCGCGCGTGCGGCGGTTCGAAGCTGAGTCACTGGCGCGGCTGCACCACTTCCGGAACATTCTTCATGTGTCGGCCGTGGATGCATTCGCGCTGCCTGTGGCGCCGGAACGCCTGGACCGTCTCAGGCTGGCGGCTGCCGAGCATGCGGAGGCCGTGGATAGCGGCGATCTGATCCGCATTCACCGTGCCAACATGGTGTTCCATCGGCGCTTCTACGGGCTCTGCGACAACCCCTACATCAGCGAGTCGATCCGTCTGCACGACTGGATCAGCTTTCCGGCGCGGGCCTATGGCATGTCGGATGAAACGTCGCTGCGTGTGGCCAAGGAAGAGCATCACGCCATGGTTGAAGCCGTGGCGGCGCAGGATCGGGCCTTGTTGCGGGATCTGGCGTGCCGGCATACCGTCAATGCCCGGAACCTGTATGAGCACAAGTTTCTGTTCAAGGGCGACCGGGTACGTTGA
- a CDS encoding DUF2147 domain-containing protein, giving the protein MDRQADPEVRRDPAPRCAKCEGTLYNAPIVGLKILDGFRDEDGAYVGGTILDPENGKTYRSRMTLTNDGTALEVRGYIGVPAFGRTQTWTRVK; this is encoded by the coding sequence ATCGATAGACAAGCTGATCCTGAAGTCCGGCGCGACCCGGCGCCGCGCTGCGCCAAGTGCGAAGGCACGCTGTACAACGCGCCGATTGTCGGCCTGAAGATCCTGGACGGCTTTCGGGACGAGGATGGGGCGTATGTTGGCGGGACCATCCTCGACCCCGAAAACGGCAAGACCTACCGCAGCCGGATGACGTTGACGAACGACGGCACTGCGCTGGAGGTGCGCGGGTACATCGGCGTGCCCGCCTTCGGGCGGACGCAGACGTGGACGCGGGTCAAGTAG
- a CDS encoding MBL fold metallo-hydrolase, which yields MNTASNFKWKVLPAVIAAAFLAGCGGSGDDDAGPTASAPVFRSAGLVQAAPTVTTNATGQQVVNVSVLTQGGVKTLTTTAVTPANAAVIQAALAPGNLVDWLASDTGAVTVPTDPTQTFNVVLAKGKSSDAQFNLQKYGASVARHANAPGPMVAAGWIYNKTGSTITVGDGSIVTADQAGRAYTTPIKRYEETYTVAPDAQVFNVNTDDYSKSTVSTLAAVPVTANYNYATTARQAAYLLFDNNYQNAANAKVVAIWYFTPQSKTDGKPVWDVPTQSPMLADKGTDPVSGQTYVAINATGVSAAPYTRSTEPFEMVKNTLYYVGDNEVASYVLKADMGTADTSDDKVIKIDAGWPNSGYQYFKNMELMGVDPRSVTDLWLTHGHGDHYGTAVEHLKMMDNAGKTMNLWASKEDVIGVKGDLQGNVWDIPGALPDTETVLRARTNNFYEYDKWYDYGNVQIMVIWAPGHTPGTTNMLFRVKNPADGKFVIFGYHGGYGVNGLNSPTPANGWRRLSFQHGFSYLQNTVDVDFVAPQHTNQYPIVEVFQGLKAYNRDPANANKPLTMLDALTTKVFDSPAIGGTKVTTEFANQLEKRRSVVSYKASDVANRTYKSIETSGPFKPGREAGLTDIRATLLDSGKIVQGFVGAQNKNPAIPLLANGIVVPTDSYVDDPTGFFVQVSIDVQDTVYKGYVPPSFAQNSPGLGASITYDGGPVESVHAAKGTFHPPEVLRTQRLKTLAEAQAVLAKIQKGRTVTISLNPGSEIVVPADVNATFR from the coding sequence GTGAATACAGCATCGAACTTCAAATGGAAAGTGCTGCCGGCGGTCATTGCCGCGGCATTCCTGGCAGGCTGCGGGGGCAGCGGTGATGACGACGCCGGCCCGACGGCGTCTGCGCCGGTCTTTCGTTCGGCAGGCCTGGTCCAGGCCGCGCCGACCGTCACGACCAACGCGACCGGCCAGCAAGTGGTGAACGTCAGTGTACTGACGCAAGGCGGCGTCAAGACGCTGACCACCACCGCTGTCACGCCGGCCAATGCCGCCGTCATCCAGGCCGCGCTGGCACCCGGCAATCTGGTCGACTGGCTGGCGTCCGACACCGGCGCCGTCACCGTTCCGACCGACCCCACGCAGACCTTCAACGTGGTGTTGGCCAAGGGCAAGTCCAGCGATGCGCAATTCAACTTGCAGAAGTACGGGGCATCCGTCGCCCGCCATGCCAACGCGCCCGGCCCCATGGTCGCGGCAGGCTGGATCTACAACAAGACAGGGTCCACCATTACCGTGGGCGACGGTAGCATCGTGACCGCGGACCAGGCCGGCCGCGCGTACACGACTCCCATCAAGCGTTACGAAGAAACCTATACCGTTGCGCCCGATGCGCAAGTCTTCAACGTCAACACCGACGACTACAGCAAGAGCACCGTATCGACCCTGGCCGCCGTGCCGGTCACCGCGAATTACAACTACGCGACCACCGCCCGGCAGGCGGCCTACCTGCTGTTCGACAACAACTATCAGAACGCCGCCAATGCCAAGGTCGTGGCCATCTGGTACTTCACGCCGCAGTCCAAGACCGACGGCAAGCCCGTGTGGGACGTGCCCACGCAAAGCCCGATGCTGGCCGACAAGGGCACGGATCCCGTATCGGGCCAGACCTATGTTGCGATCAACGCGACGGGCGTCTCGGCCGCGCCGTACACCCGCAGCACCGAACCGTTCGAGATGGTGAAGAACACCCTGTACTACGTCGGCGACAACGAGGTGGCCTCGTATGTGCTGAAGGCCGATATGGGGACGGCGGACACGTCGGACGACAAGGTCATCAAGATCGATGCAGGCTGGCCCAACAGCGGCTATCAGTACTTCAAGAACATGGAACTGATGGGCGTGGATCCACGATCGGTGACCGACCTGTGGCTGACCCACGGTCACGGCGACCATTACGGCACCGCGGTCGAACATCTGAAGATGATGGACAACGCCGGCAAGACCATGAATCTGTGGGCGTCCAAAGAAGACGTGATCGGCGTTAAGGGTGACCTGCAAGGCAACGTCTGGGACATTCCCGGCGCCCTGCCCGACACCGAGACCGTGCTGCGCGCCCGCACCAACAACTTCTACGAATACGACAAGTGGTACGACTATGGCAACGTGCAGATCATGGTGATCTGGGCGCCCGGCCATACCCCCGGCACCACCAACATGCTGTTCCGCGTCAAGAATCCGGCCGATGGCAAGTTCGTCATCTTTGGCTACCACGGCGGATATGGCGTGAACGGCCTGAACTCGCCAACGCCCGCCAATGGCTGGCGCCGCCTGTCGTTCCAGCACGGCTTCAGCTACCTGCAAAACACGGTGGACGTGGACTTCGTTGCGCCCCAGCACACCAACCAGTATCCGATCGTTGAAGTCTTCCAGGGCCTGAAGGCGTACAACCGCGACCCGGCCAATGCGAACAAGCCGTTGACGATGCTGGATGCGCTGACGACCAAGGTATTCGATTCGCCGGCCATTGGCGGGACGAAGGTCACCACGGAATTCGCGAACCAGCTGGAAAAGCGCCGGTCGGTCGTGTCCTACAAGGCCAGCGACGTGGCCAACCGGACCTACAAAAGTATCGAGACGTCGGGTCCGTTCAAGCCGGGTCGCGAGGCCGGCCTGACCGACATCCGCGCCACCTTGCTGGACAGCGGCAAGATCGTGCAGGGGTTCGTCGGTGCGCAGAACAAGAACCCGGCGATCCCGCTGCTGGCCAACGGCATCGTGGTGCCGACCGACAGCTACGTCGATGATCCCACCGGCTTTTTCGTGCAAGTGTCGATCGACGTGCAGGACACCGTCTACAAAGGCTACGTGCCACCCAGCTTCGCGCAGAACAGCCCGGGGCTTGGCGCGTCGATCACGTATGACGGCGGGCCGGTCGAATCCGTGCATGCGGCCAAGGGCACCTTCCATCCGCCCGAAGTGCTGCGCACGCAGCGCCTGAAGACCCTGGCCGAAGCGCAAGCCGTGCTGGCCAAGATCCAGAAAGGCCGCACCGTCACGATCTCGCTCAACCCTGGCAGCGAGATCGTCGTGCCGGCAGATGTCAACGCGACGTTCCGCTAA